In Candidatus Contubernalis alkalaceticus, the following proteins share a genomic window:
- the rnr gene encoding ribonuclease R, which translates to MSIKEKLLDYMREEAYKPLNLEELVTLMNTEKKDIKKFTRLLKDMEENGEIVKTRFNRYGVPERMNLVVGYLQAHPQGYGFILPEQKDQRDVFVSPNEINGAMHGDRVICRLLKKSDDKRPEGEIIRILDRANKTLVGTYESSQNYGFVVPDEHRIIQDIFIPKGCSRRAKNGDKVVVEITAWSEKRRNPQGNVIEVLGHKSMPGVDITSIIKKFNLPEEFPSEVLAEAQKYSDEIDDSEYEQRKDLRDMLIITIDDQEAKDLDDAVSLEKTGEGYRLGVHIADVGYYVREGSFLDREAFQRGTSVYLVDRVIPMLPPRLSNELCSLNPNIDRLTLSVLIDMSNDGKVINYEMYVSIININERMTYQNVNKIIEENDSALKEKYQEILPMLQNMQELAKTIKKNRQIRGSLGFDFPETYVKLDKEGHPIHVEERKRGVAESMIEEFMIACNEVVAEHFYHLKAPFLYRIHPDPDEEKIINFRDYITNFGYTLKGSLKNLHPSTLQNVLEQAQGKKEEKIIHTILLRSMKLARYYEVRERHFGLASEFYSHFTSPIRRYPDLVIHRITREIVKNGALSSKKIKKLKKDLPNIAEHCSTRERMAMEAERESQDLKKVEYMEKKVGQVFPAIISNIMNFGMFVMLENTIEGLVHISSMTDDYYHFIGKEFSLVGEKTKKTYCIGDPVKILVSKVNREERNIDFLLAD; encoded by the coding sequence ATGTCCATCAAAGAAAAGCTTTTAGATTATATGAGAGAAGAGGCTTATAAGCCTTTAAATCTTGAAGAGTTAGTCACCTTGATGAATACAGAGAAAAAAGATATTAAAAAATTTACCAGACTGTTGAAAGACATGGAAGAGAACGGAGAAATAGTCAAGACCAGGTTTAATCGTTATGGGGTTCCCGAAAGAATGAATTTAGTAGTTGGATACCTGCAGGCTCATCCTCAAGGTTACGGATTTATTCTTCCGGAACAAAAGGATCAGAGAGACGTTTTTGTAAGTCCCAATGAAATAAACGGCGCCATGCACGGGGATCGAGTAATTTGCCGTCTATTAAAAAAATCAGATGATAAAAGGCCTGAAGGGGAAATCATCCGTATATTAGATCGGGCTAATAAAACCCTGGTGGGCACTTATGAGTCTTCCCAGAACTATGGTTTTGTGGTGCCCGATGAACACCGGATTATACAAGATATATTTATACCTAAGGGCTGTTCCCGCCGGGCAAAGAATGGGGACAAAGTAGTGGTGGAAATTACCGCATGGTCGGAAAAAAGAAGAAACCCTCAGGGGAACGTTATCGAGGTACTGGGTCATAAAAGTATGCCCGGGGTAGATATTACCTCCATTATTAAGAAATTTAATCTTCCGGAGGAGTTTCCCTCAGAGGTTTTGGCGGAAGCACAAAAGTATTCCGACGAGATTGATGATTCGGAATATGAGCAGAGGAAAGATCTGAGGGACATGCTGATAATTACCATTGATGACCAGGAGGCTAAAGACTTAGATGATGCTGTATCCCTTGAGAAAACGGGGGAAGGTTATCGTTTGGGAGTGCATATTGCCGATGTTGGTTATTATGTCAGAGAGGGAAGTTTTTTAGACCGGGAAGCATTTCAGCGGGGGACCAGTGTGTATCTGGTAGACCGGGTAATTCCTATGTTACCTCCTCGGCTTTCCAATGAGTTATGCAGTTTAAATCCCAATATTGACCGGTTAACCTTAAGCGTGTTAATAGACATGAGCAATGATGGAAAAGTAATAAATTATGAAATGTATGTCAGTATAATTAATATTAACGAGAGAATGACCTACCAGAATGTAAATAAGATAATTGAGGAGAACGACTCGGCATTAAAGGAAAAATATCAGGAAATTCTTCCCATGCTGCAGAACATGCAGGAGCTGGCCAAAACTATAAAGAAAAATCGGCAGATCAGAGGTTCACTGGGTTTTGATTTTCCGGAAACCTATGTGAAACTGGATAAAGAGGGACACCCTATTCATGTTGAGGAAAGGAAAAGGGGCGTTGCCGAGAGTATGATTGAAGAATTTATGATAGCCTGTAATGAAGTGGTGGCAGAACACTTTTATCATCTAAAAGCTCCATTCCTATACAGGATTCACCCGGACCCTGATGAAGAAAAAATTATAAATTTTAGAGACTATATAACCAACTTTGGGTATACCTTAAAGGGGAGTCTTAAAAATCTACACCCATCCACGCTGCAGAATGTTTTAGAGCAGGCTCAGGGTAAGAAGGAAGAAAAGATTATTCATACCATTCTTTTAAGGTCTATGAAACTGGCCCGTTACTACGAGGTGAGGGAAAGGCATTTTGGGTTGGCTTCTGAATTTTATTCACATTTTACTTCACCTATCCGACGCTATCCTGACTTAGTAATACATAGAATAACCAGGGAAATTGTGAAGAATGGTGCACTTTCTAGTAAAAAAATAAAGAAATTAAAAAAAGACCTTCCCAATATCGCAGAGCACTGCTCTACCCGGGAGAGGATGGCCATGGAGGCGGAAAGGGAGAGCCAGGATCTGAAGAAAGTAGAGTACATGGAGAAAAAGGTGGGACAGGTATTTCCTGCTATTATCAGCAACATAATGAACTTCGGTATGTTTGTGATGCTGGAGAATACCATTGAGGGACTGGTTCATATAAGCAGTATGACCGATGATTACTATCATTTCATCGGCAAAGAATTTTCCCTGGTAGGGGAAAAAACCAAAAAAACCTACTGTATTGGCGACCCGGTTAAAATATTGGTCAGTAAAGTAAATCGGGAAGAGAGGAATATTGATTTCTTATTAGCAGATTAA
- the smpB gene encoding SsrA-binding protein SmpB, whose protein sequence is MSENSFAKNRKARHDYHIEETYEAGIVLQGTEVKSIRAGKVNLKDSFARVDRGELFLYNMHISPYEQGNIANHDPLRTRKLLMHKMEIKRFIGLIKEKGYTIIPLKLYLRNGKIKVELGLGKGKKLYDKRKTLHEKTAQREIERAFRERQK, encoded by the coding sequence ATGAGTGAGAACAGTTTTGCCAAAAATCGAAAAGCAAGACATGATTATCATATTGAAGAAACCTATGAAGCAGGCATTGTGCTGCAGGGCACCGAAGTGAAGTCTATTAGAGCCGGCAAGGTAAATCTAAAAGATAGTTTTGCCCGGGTTGATAGGGGAGAACTATTTTTATACAATATGCATATCAGCCCTTATGAGCAGGGAAATATAGCAAATCATGATCCTTTGCGCACACGAAAACTGTTAATGCATAAAATGGAGATAAAAAGGTTCATCGGTCTCATTAAGGAAAAAGGCTATACAATAATCCCCTTGAAATTATATCTTAGAAATGGCAAAATAAAAGTAGAGCTGGGTTTGGGCAAGGGGAAAAAACTCTATGATAAGCGAAAGACGCTTCATGAAAAAACTGCTCAGCGGGAGATTGAAAGGGCATTTAGGGAAAGGCAGAAGTAA
- a CDS encoding DUF6773 family protein translates to MKNHIQDERVIQEKRLQRSTAFTILYFGILVALLYRQFILQDPVSSYWDLAILFYGVTFYLAAKNVGSGFFVTASKRIIPTSIVAAIVFLFTNYWWFDRTSPTELIIGGITFFVGFCAFLLLMKYLSKKTNEKLLKD, encoded by the coding sequence ATGAAAAACCATATTCAAGATGAAAGAGTTATTCAAGAAAAGCGTTTGCAAAGAAGCACAGCATTTACAATTTTATATTTCGGAATTTTGGTAGCTTTACTATATAGACAGTTTATTCTTCAAGACCCCGTTTCCAGCTATTGGGATCTGGCGATACTGTTTTACGGTGTAACTTTTTATCTTGCGGCAAAAAATGTAGGTTCCGGTTTTTTTGTTACTGCCTCGAAACGTATAATACCTACATCTATTGTTGCTGCTATCGTTTTTTTATTCACTAACTATTGGTGGTTCGACAGAACATCCCCAACTGAGCTTATAATAGGAGGTATCACCTTCTTCGTCGGTTTTTGTGCGTTTTTATTATTAATGAAGTATCTTTCAAAAAAAACAAATGAAAAACTATTAAAGGATTAG
- a CDS encoding helix-turn-helix transcriptional regulator: protein MNNNVKLSRINNNLTQQQLADLVGVTRQTIHLIEKGNYNPSLKLCLEICYSLNKTLDDLFWVKENEK, encoded by the coding sequence TTGAATAATAATGTTAAGTTATCCCGTATTAATAATAATCTAACACAGCAGCAATTAGCAGATCTGGTAGGCGTTACTAGGCAAACTATACATTTAATTGAAAAAGGCAACTATAATCCTTCATTAAAGCTATGCTTAGAAATATGTTATTCTTTAAATAAAACCTTGGATGATTTATTTTGGGTAAAGGAGAATGAAAAATGA
- a CDS encoding AbrB/MazE/SpoVT family DNA-binding domain-containing protein, translated as MFTTIQKWGNSQAVRLPKAILEKASLKENDKVEIRVEEGNLIIIPVKKHVTLQERISEYRGDYQCSEWETGKPTGKEVW; from the coding sequence ATGTTTACTACGATTCAAAAGTGGGGGAATAGTCAAGCAGTCAGGTTACCCAAAGCCATCCTTGAAAAGGCATCTCTAAAAGAAAATGATAAGGTTGAAATCCGAGTAGAGGAAGGCAATTTGATAATTATCCCGGTGAAAAAACATGTAACATTGCAGGAGCGTATATCAGAATATAGGGGTGATTATCAATGCAGCGAATGGGAGACAGGAAAACCAACCGGTAAAGAGGTGTGGTAA
- a CDS encoding type II toxin-antitoxin system PemK/MazF family toxin, with translation MGYIPEQGDIVYLEFDSQAGHEQKGKRPALIVSNNTFNQFTKLAMVCPITNTKRNFPLHIELDERTKTHGVIMCEQVKSLDIIARNVIFFEKVPKDLVEEVIDIIISFVEEI, from the coding sequence ATGGGTTATATCCCGGAGCAAGGTGATATTGTTTATTTGGAGTTTGACTCACAGGCAGGTCATGAACAAAAAGGGAAGAGACCTGCATTGATTGTTAGTAACAATACATTCAATCAATTTACTAAACTGGCCATGGTGTGTCCTATAACCAATACGAAAAGAAATTTCCCCTTGCACATAGAATTGGATGAGCGAACGAAAACACATGGTGTTATCATGTGTGAGCAAGTAAAGTCCCTTGATATAATAGCAAGAAATGTCATTTTTTTCGAGAAGGTTCCTAAAGATCTTGTTGAAGAGGTAATTGATATTATTATTTCTTTTGTAGAGGAAATATAG
- a CDS encoding PadR family transcriptional regulator, whose product MLVHLTEMLKGVLEGCVLEIINRKETYGYEITRQLNDLGFTDVVDGTVYTILVRLEKNRLVEITKKPSDKGPPRKFYVLNDAGREDLRMFWEKWEFVASKIKYLKEGKNEFLGKNHR is encoded by the coding sequence ATCCTGGTACATCTAACAGAAATGCTCAAAGGCGTGCTTGAGGGCTGCGTCCTTGAAATTATAAACCGTAAAGAAACGTATGGTTACGAAATAACGAGGCAGCTGAATGATCTTGGCTTTACAGATGTCGTGGATGGGACAGTCTATACCATCCTGGTGCGCCTAGAGAAAAACAGGCTGGTGGAGATAACGAAAAAGCCATCTGACAAAGGACCTCCGCGAAAGTTTTATGTACTCAACGATGCGGGACGTGAAGATTTACGGATGTTTTGGGAAAAATGGGAATTTGTTGCATCAAAAATAAAATATTTGAAGGAGGGGAAAAATGAATTTTTGGGAAAAAATCACCGGTAA
- a CDS encoding DUF1048 domain-containing protein gives MNFWEKITGNDMTKEMKGFESRAKKLPTDYRAAWDEINANIWVYSDFTGRNIMPILDGVLGLLEESAVEGQSVQEVLGDDIEGFCSALAGEEGAKSFRDKWREQLNYNVAKKLDK, from the coding sequence ATGAATTTTTGGGAAAAAATCACCGGTAACGATATGACGAAAGAAATGAAAGGGTTTGAATCTCGTGCTAAAAAGCTGCCAACTGATTATCGAGCAGCATGGGACGAAATTAATGCCAACATTTGGGTTTATTCAGATTTCACAGGCCGCAACATCATGCCAATTCTTGACGGTGTGCTTGGTTTACTTGAAGAATCGGCGGTGGAGGGACAAAGTGTTCAAGAGGTTTTAGGCGATGATATCGAAGGCTTTTGTTCAGCGCTGGCCGGCGAAGAAGGGGCAAAGTCTTTTCGTGATAAGTGGCGCGAACAGCTCAACTATAATGTTGCTAAAAAGTTAGACAAATAG
- a CDS encoding DUF1048 domain-containing protein, protein MGIRDIIEGKKEWRAHKARVKALPSEYQIVYKEIQKYLFKVGPVELTDGTDLLSGIVDLFEEGAALGKGVLEVTGSDVAVFCDDLIKESKTYADICQESANQEVNKAIKKVVKDNTK, encoded by the coding sequence ATGGGAATACGAGATATCATTGAAGGAAAAAAAGAGTGGCGAGCGCACAAGGCACGTGTCAAAGCGCTCCCGAGCGAGTATCAGATTGTTTATAAAGAGATTCAAAAGTATCTATTCAAAGTCGGCCCTGTTGAGCTAACTGACGGGACGGATTTACTCTCAGGGATTGTCGATCTCTTTGAAGAAGGCGCAGCTTTAGGGAAAGGCGTGCTTGAGGTTACGGGAAGTGACGTAGCGGTTTTCTGCGACGATCTAATCAAAGAATCAAAAACTTACGCTGACATCTGTCAAGAATCTGCTAATCAAGAAGTCAACAAGGCAATAAAAAAGGTTGTCAAGGATAATACAAAGTAA
- a CDS encoding cysteine-rich KTR domain-containing protein, whose amino-acid sequence MNYEWILCPVCGNKTRVKIGVDTVLENFPIFCPKCKQETIINVKQLNISVIKEPDAKTQSR is encoded by the coding sequence GTGAATTACGAGTGGATATTATGCCCGGTCTGTGGCAACAAAACACGGGTCAAGATAGGTGTTGATACGGTACTTGAAAACTTTCCAATATTTTGTCCCAAGTGTAAACAGGAAACAATTATCAATGTAAAACAACTGAATATATCAGTTATTAAAGAGCCAGACGCTAAGACGCAGAGCCGATAA
- a CDS encoding ABC transporter ATP-binding protein yields the protein MKKNIIQIKGVRKSFKDVHVLKGVDFEVEQGGVFALLGSNGAGKTTMIRIMATLLKADAGSVVINGFDIEKNPEEIRNSISLTGQFAAIDEILTGRENLQMIAKLRHLINPDQVADELINRFSMSEAADRRVGTYSGGMKRRIDIAMSLVGNPKIIFLDEPTTGLDPEARLEVWKIVKELSAAGTTVFLTTQHLEEAEQLADKIAILHGGKIIALDTLEGLKKLFPPAKVEYVEKQPTLEEIFLAIIGKKEEK from the coding sequence ATGAAGAAAAATATCATACAAATTAAAGGAGTAAGAAAATCATTTAAGGATGTACACGTACTCAAAGGAGTAGATTTTGAAGTAGAGCAGGGAGGTGTTTTTGCATTATTAGGTTCTAATGGAGCTGGAAAAACAACGATGATCAGAATCATGGCTACTTTACTTAAAGCAGATGCTGGAAGTGTTGTGATCAATGGCTTTGATATTGAAAAAAATCCAGAGGAGATTAGAAATTCTATCAGTCTTACAGGTCAGTTTGCTGCTATTGACGAAATATTGACTGGACGTGAAAATCTTCAAATGATAGCAAAACTTAGACATCTTATTAATCCAGATCAAGTAGCAGATGAGCTAATTAACCGTTTTAGTATGTCAGAGGCTGCAGATCGAAGAGTTGGTACTTACTCTGGCGGTATGAAAAGAAGAATTGATATTGCAATGAGTCTTGTGGGAAATCCAAAGATTATTTTCCTGGATGAGCCAACAACAGGTCTTGATCCAGAAGCACGTTTAGAAGTTTGGAAGATTGTAAAGGAGTTATCAGCTGCAGGAACTACAGTATTCTTAACGACTCAGCATTTAGAGGAAGCAGAACAGCTTGCAGATAAAATCGCTATTCTTCATGGAGGAAAAATCATTGCTCTAGATACACTAGAGGGATTGAAAAAATTATTTCCGCCTGCAAAAGTTGAATATGTTGAGAAACAACCTACATTAGAAGAAATATTCTTAGCAATCATTGGTAAAAAGGAGGAGAAATAA
- a CDS encoding ABC transporter permease, translated as MKSTNKYFFKDMSVMFGRSMRHIFRSMDTIITVSLTPIAIMLLFVYVFGGAIETGTENYIDYLLPGVMLMSIGSGIAYVAYRLFTDKNRGIFERFHSMPIARSTVLWGHVLTSLISNGISVVVIILVALLMGFRSSVGILEWIVVFGILGVFTLALTWIAVIAGLAAKTPDGAGAFSYPIIFLPFISSAFVPTETMPSAVRAFAENQPVTFIVEAIRALLSNQPTGNDIWVALAWCVAIMIVAYIFAMRVYKKR; from the coding sequence ATGAAATCTACAAATAAATATTTTTTCAAAGATATGAGTGTTATGTTTGGGCGGTCTATGCGTCATATTTTTAGAAGTATGGATACGATCATCACAGTTAGTCTCACACCTATTGCGATTATGTTATTATTCGTTTATGTATTTGGTGGTGCAATTGAAACAGGTACAGAAAATTATATTGATTATTTATTACCAGGTGTTATGTTAATGTCTATTGGTAGTGGGATTGCATATGTAGCTTACCGTTTATTTACAGATAAAAACCGTGGTATATTTGAACGTTTTCATTCCATGCCTATAGCTCGTTCCACAGTATTATGGGGACATGTATTAACTTCATTAATTTCTAATGGAATTTCTGTTGTAGTTATTATACTTGTTGCATTATTAATGGGTTTCCGTTCTTCAGTAGGAATCTTAGAGTGGATAGTAGTATTTGGAATTCTTGGAGTATTTACACTTGCTTTGACTTGGATTGCTGTAATTGCGGGACTTGCTGCTAAAACACCTGATGGTGCAGGGGCATTCTCTTACCCAATCATCTTCTTGCCCTTTATCAGTTCTGCTTTTGTACCAACGGAAACTATGCCTTCAGCAGTACGCGCCTTTGCTGAAAACCAACCAGTAACATTTATCGTAGAAGCTATCCGTGCATTACTGTCCAATCAACCGACGGGTAACGATATTTGGGTCGCCCTTGCATGGTGTGTCGCAATTATGATTGTAGCATATATCTTTGCAATGAGGGTATATAAAAAGCGGTAA
- a CDS encoding SpoIIE family protein phosphatase translates to MTMSIKNNLNSSAKDNKFTAFTNVSRDTIRIVMLGCIAILLALLVMSITGMVITKNAVVHKLKTRDLQNMAGTISATIEGRIEKAVDASLLLSKDPMLKHWIRSNDQDEASREIVEGKLKELVADFGYDTAFLTSAISYNYWSYTGGEFKLLNVVSPHNPADGWFFDTLEMQRKYAINIDPNEVLQETFVWINVLVGDLENPIAITGVGLNLSHLINDLIKEEAEQELDSDIWLVDNSGTIHLSKNKSHLERELNNYLSQDLVDNITEQNLPVTKFQVAEYHNHEGKLYDVVYKNIKDTDWKLIIQIPRSESLGFLNVILINTIIAGLIIVTLMMAMFYGITKKIANPYKRTLELNLELEEQVAERTKELKKKNLEIQESIEYAKLIQETILPSQVELKELLQDHFVIWKPRDIVGGDFYWLRSYKDGFLLLLGDCTGHGVPGALMTMAVNSMLNHIVEDIGHDDPAFILKELNRRMKNSFSGSNYHEHINPGLDALILFITKEGSIFLSSSRLSAIVIDEEGVKEIKGDRVTIDGQEYGKKGELTNKAIKYHKRISLYLTTDGYTDQPGGDKGLPMGKKKLMHIVKEINHLPMEEQRLKIEELFLKHSENQTIRDDITIIGFTINKQRS, encoded by the coding sequence ATGACAATGTCTATCAAAAATAATCTAAACTCTTCAGCTAAAGACAATAAGTTCACTGCCTTTACAAATGTGAGTCGAGACACTATACGAATAGTTATGCTTGGCTGCATAGCTATTTTGCTGGCATTATTGGTAATGAGTATAACCGGCATGGTAATAACAAAAAATGCAGTAGTACATAAACTTAAAACCCGTGACTTGCAAAACATGGCCGGAACAATCTCGGCAACAATTGAAGGTAGAATTGAAAAGGCTGTGGATGCCTCTTTACTTCTATCCAAAGACCCCATGTTAAAACATTGGATTCGTAGTAATGACCAAGATGAGGCATCTAGGGAGATAGTAGAAGGAAAACTCAAGGAGTTAGTAGCGGATTTTGGTTATGATACCGCCTTTTTAACCAGTGCCATCAGCTATAATTACTGGTCATATACAGGTGGGGAATTTAAGTTGTTAAATGTTGTCTCACCCCATAACCCTGCCGATGGTTGGTTTTTTGATACCTTAGAGATGCAAAGAAAATACGCTATAAACATAGACCCCAATGAGGTCTTACAAGAAACCTTTGTTTGGATAAATGTACTAGTAGGGGACTTAGAAAATCCTATAGCAATAACTGGCGTAGGGCTAAACTTAAGCCACCTCATCAATGACCTTATTAAAGAAGAAGCGGAACAAGAGTTGGATAGCGATATCTGGCTAGTAGACAATTCAGGTACAATACATCTTTCAAAAAACAAAAGTCATCTGGAACGAGAACTAAATAACTACTTATCCCAGGACTTGGTAGATAATATAACAGAACAAAACCTACCCGTTACCAAGTTTCAGGTTGCGGAATATCATAACCATGAAGGAAAACTATATGACGTGGTTTACAAAAACATTAAGGATACAGACTGGAAGCTGATAATTCAAATACCGCGTTCTGAAAGCCTGGGCTTTCTTAATGTAATTTTGATTAACACCATAATAGCCGGCTTAATAATAGTAACCTTGATGATGGCTATGTTTTATGGAATAACAAAAAAAATCGCAAATCCATACAAGCGAACCTTAGAACTAAACCTGGAATTAGAAGAACAAGTTGCAGAACGTACAAAGGAGCTTAAGAAAAAGAACTTAGAAATTCAAGAAAGCATAGAATATGCAAAACTTATACAGGAAACAATTCTACCCTCCCAGGTTGAACTCAAGGAACTATTACAGGACCATTTTGTTATCTGGAAGCCCAGGGATATAGTAGGAGGAGATTTTTATTGGCTAAGAAGTTATAAAGATGGTTTTCTCCTTCTATTAGGGGATTGCACCGGGCATGGAGTCCCTGGTGCTCTCATGACCATGGCTGTAAACTCCATGTTAAACCACATAGTAGAAGATATTGGCCATGATGACCCTGCCTTCATCCTAAAGGAACTTAACCGGCGAATGAAGAATTCTTTTTCAGGCAGCAACTATCATGAACATATAAATCCAGGGTTGGATGCCCTCATACTTTTTATAACCAAAGAGGGTAGTATTTTTTTAAGCAGTTCTAGACTCTCAGCCATCGTTATAGATGAGGAGGGAGTTAAAGAGATAAAGGGAGATAGAGTTACTATTGACGGACAAGAATATGGCAAGAAAGGTGAGTTGACCAACAAGGCAATAAAGTACCATAAGCGGATTTCCTTATACTTAACTACCGACGGCTACACAGACCAACCGGGAGGAGATAAAGGCTTGCCCATGGGGAAAAAGAAATTAATGCATATAGTTAAAGAAATAAACCACTTACCCATGGAGGAGCAAAGGCTGAAGATTGAGGAGTTATTCTTAAAACATTCTGAAAATCAAACTATTCGTGACGATATAACCATAATTGGCTTTACTATAAACAAACAAAGGAGTTGA
- a CDS encoding SiaB family protein kinase — protein MQFSLYDYYQELKDKRIIFSYSGPISQASLEGMGNTLRRNLQYEEAGNKASLSVFSIFVEQVHNILSYSAEKLTPVEEESQDKELRFGIVVIGRENNGDYYVYCGNRIYSQDIPLLKNKIEEIKTLGKEELKALYKERRRSAKSEGNSKGAGLGLIEMARKAGKPIEYSFVNIDHQFSFFSLKAVVRRS, from the coding sequence ATGCAATTTTCACTATATGATTATTATCAGGAACTTAAAGATAAAAGAATTATTTTCAGCTATAGCGGCCCTATATCACAAGCAAGCCTTGAAGGTATGGGCAATACCCTGCGCCGAAACCTCCAGTATGAAGAAGCTGGGAACAAAGCTTCTCTCTCGGTTTTTTCTATCTTTGTAGAACAGGTACATAATATTTTAAGCTATTCGGCAGAAAAGCTAACACCTGTGGAAGAAGAAAGCCAGGACAAGGAACTTCGTTTCGGTATAGTAGTTATTGGCCGGGAGAATAATGGCGACTATTATGTTTATTGTGGTAATAGAATTTATAGTCAAGATATTCCTCTTCTCAAAAACAAAATAGAGGAAATAAAGACTCTAGGCAAAGAGGAGCTAAAAGCCCTATATAAAGAACGGCGGCGAAGTGCCAAATCGGAAGGAAACAGTAAAGGAGCCGGTTTAGGATTAATTGAAATGGCTAGAAAGGCCGGCAAACCGATAGAGTATTCTTTTGTAAACATTGATCATCAATTCTCCTTTTTCAGTCTCAAAGCCGTAGTACGGAGGTCTTAG
- a CDS encoding DUF1987 domain-containing protein, which translates to MQNLVMEQTNSTPYINFDVESGLLTIRGESFPENAIKFYEPVIQWLIEYIEQAEKQIIMEFEIIYFNSSTSKIFMIIFDLLDEEVRKGKKIEVHWRCDKDNETAIECGEEFEEDLSNLPFKIIEF; encoded by the coding sequence ATGCAAAATCTAGTAATGGAACAAACAAATTCTACACCTTACATCAACTTTGATGTAGAATCAGGACTCTTAACAATTAGGGGAGAATCATTCCCGGAAAATGCCATAAAGTTCTACGAGCCTGTTATCCAGTGGCTTATAGAATATATTGAACAAGCAGAGAAGCAGATTATCATGGAGTTTGAGATAATTTACTTTAACAGCAGTACTTCCAAAATATTTATGATCATCTTTGATTTACTGGATGAAGAAGTTAGGAAGGGGAAAAAAATCGAGGTACACTGGCGTTGCGATAAAGATAATGAAACGGCAATAGAGTGCGGTGAAGAATTCGAAGAAGATTTGTCCAATTTACCTTTTAAAATAATAGAATTCTAA
- a CDS encoding GGDEF domain-containing protein has product MKNIFSAEEKVISEAEAILASNTFHSEKEAEVYRALLEKYKALLRQMTKIVKIADITQLELKNAFKKLDELSHIDSLTGLYNRRHFNEVYAKEWNSTIRNKTKLSLIMVDIDYFKKYNDNYGHLQGDECLKAVAEVIKSAVRRPRDLVARFGGEEFVVLLPETDINGATFIGKYILALVRKMNIEHVASPWQKIVTVSLGIATKSPEENLTKEEFINNSDKALYLAKDSGRNCYKIYCDSIISTA; this is encoded by the coding sequence ATGAAAAATATTTTCTCTGCAGAAGAAAAAGTCATTTCTGAAGCTGAAGCTATCTTAGCATCCAATACCTTTCATTCGGAAAAAGAAGCTGAAGTCTACAGAGCTTTGCTGGAAAAATATAAGGCTCTATTACGCCAGATGACTAAGATAGTTAAAATTGCAGATATCACTCAATTAGAATTAAAAAATGCTTTCAAAAAGTTAGATGAATTATCCCACATAGACTCCTTAACAGGTCTTTATAATCGCAGACATTTCAATGAAGTTTATGCTAAAGAATGGAACAGCACAATAAGAAACAAAACCAAGCTTTCTTTAATCATGGTGGATATAGATTACTTCAAAAAATACAATGATAACTATGGACATCTTCAAGGAGATGAATGCTTAAAGGCTGTGGCTGAAGTTATCAAATCAGCCGTCAGAAGACCTCGAGACCTGGTGGCTCGCTTTGGTGGTGAGGAGTTCGTTGTTCTCTTGCCTGAAACAGATATAAACGGAGCTACATTCATTGGTAAATACATTCTTGCCTTAGTAAGAAAGATGAACATAGAGCATGTGGCCTCTCCCTGGCAAAAAATAGTAACGGTCTCCCTAGGGATAGCCACAAAAAGCCCGGAAGAAAACTTAACAAAAGAAGAATTTATTAACAATAGTGATAAGGCTTTATACCTGGCAAAAGACAGTGGAAGAAACTGCTACAAGATATATTGTGATTCAATAATTAGCACAGCATAA